A genomic stretch from Salarias fasciatus chromosome 10, fSalaFa1.1, whole genome shotgun sequence includes:
- the LOC115395552 gene encoding heart- and neural crest derivatives-expressed protein 1 isoform X1, with the protein MNLIGGYQHHHHLVHEPFPFVQRCHQDAPYFQSWVVNHGEMPADFQIPAPYPAAELGAPGAAHDGRLEGLQAGVGKRRAAGPKKERRRTESINTAFAELRECIPNVPADTKLSKIKTLRLATSYIAYLMDVLAKDSGETEGFKAEIKKFENRDLKRKRELVSLSGGALIPSSSGPLSGEKKVKGRTGWPQQVWALELNQ; encoded by the exons ATGAACCTGATCGGGGGCTACCAGCATCACCACCACCTGGTGCACGAGCCCTTCCCCTTCGTGCAGCGGTGCCACCAGGACGCGCCGTACTTCCAGAGCTGGGTGGTCAACCACGGCGAGATGCCCGCGGACTTCCAGATCCCGGCGCCGTACCCGGCCGCGGAGCTGGGCGCGCCCGGCGCCGCGCACGACGGCCGCCTGGAGGGGCTGCAGGCCGGCGTGGGCAAGCGGAGGGCCGCGGGCCCCAAGAAGGAGCGGCGCCGGACGGAGAGCATCAACACGGCCTTCGCGGAGCTGCGGGAGTGCATCCCCAACGTGCCCGCGGACACCAAGCTGTCCAAGATCAAGACGCTGCGCCTCGCCACGAGCTACATCGCGTATCTGATGGACGTCCTGGCCAAAGACTCCGGGGAGACGGAGGGCTTCAAGGCCGAGATTAAGAAATTCGAGAACCGGGATTTGAAAAGGAAGCGAGAGCTGGTGAGTTTGTCGGGAGGCGCTCTCATTCCCAGCAGCAGCGGA CCTCTGTCCGGGGAGAAGAAGGTGAAGGGCCGGACCGGGTGGCCGCAGcaggtctgggctctggagcTCAaccagtga
- the LOC115395552 gene encoding heart- and neural crest derivatives-expressed protein 1 isoform X2, with protein MNLIGGYQHHHHLVHEPFPFVQRCHQDAPYFQSWVVNHGEMPADFQIPAPYPAAELGAPGAAHDGRLEGLQAGVGKRRAAGPKKERRRTESINTAFAELRECIPNVPADTKLSKIKTLRLATSYIAYLMDVLAKDSGETEGFKAEIKKFENRDLKRKRELADGLQEPLSGEKKVKGRTGWPQQVWALELNQ; from the exons ATGAACCTGATCGGGGGCTACCAGCATCACCACCACCTGGTGCACGAGCCCTTCCCCTTCGTGCAGCGGTGCCACCAGGACGCGCCGTACTTCCAGAGCTGGGTGGTCAACCACGGCGAGATGCCCGCGGACTTCCAGATCCCGGCGCCGTACCCGGCCGCGGAGCTGGGCGCGCCCGGCGCCGCGCACGACGGCCGCCTGGAGGGGCTGCAGGCCGGCGTGGGCAAGCGGAGGGCCGCGGGCCCCAAGAAGGAGCGGCGCCGGACGGAGAGCATCAACACGGCCTTCGCGGAGCTGCGGGAGTGCATCCCCAACGTGCCCGCGGACACCAAGCTGTCCAAGATCAAGACGCTGCGCCTCGCCACGAGCTACATCGCGTATCTGATGGACGTCCTGGCCAAAGACTCCGGGGAGACGGAGGGCTTCAAGGCCGAGATTAAGAAATTCGAGAACCGGGATTTGAAAAGGAAGCGAGAGCTG gCGGACGGCCTGCAGGAGCCTCTGTCCGGGGAGAAGAAGGTGAAGGGCCGGACCGGGTGGCCGCAGcaggtctgggctctggagcTCAaccagtga